Proteins co-encoded in one Malus sylvestris chromosome 9, drMalSylv7.2, whole genome shotgun sequence genomic window:
- the LOC126583743 gene encoding pentatricopeptide repeat-containing protein At2g20540-like produces MPLPGQQQWQASLSFSLAYMAQNCLSMTHLKQIHGRAVVTDLHHHAIVLAKMFRFAAISPAGDLSYAHRLFDQMPRPNTFFYNTLIRGYSKSSSPSESVGLFNQMRLNCVDPDEFTFTFLLKSRSRMKIDAAPIVGSDEIHGIALKFGFCAHLFVQNALIHIYGARGITVAARRVFDEAVAPDVVSWSGLVIAHVRAGELEFARQVFDEMPERDVVSWTAMISAYSQAKYSREALDLFWEMNREGVMPDEVTMVSVISACADSADIETGICIHRYIDENGFLWMVSLCNALIDMYAKCGCMDRAWQLFNKMSRKSLVTWNSMISACANHGNADDAFGLFECMTAAGVALDGVTFLALLVAYTHKGLVDEGLKLFERMQTDYRIEARIEHYGCVVDMLGKAGRLEEAYRLISSMPIPGNDVVWGTLLAACRTYGDADMGERVVNRLLELKPDEGGYYILLRDIYVAAGRTMEANATRQSMKVNGASKTPGCSWVGT; encoded by the coding sequence ATGCCGCTGCCGGGGCAACAACAATGGCAAGCAAGCCTGAGCTTCAGCCTGGCCTACATGGCCCAGAACTGCCTCTCCATGACACACCTCAAGCAAATCCACGGCCGCGCAGTCGTCACAGACCTCCACCACCACGCCATCGTCCTCGCCAAGATGTTCCGTTTCGCCGCCATCTCACCCGCCGGCGACTTAAGCTACGCCCACCGCCTGTTCGACCAAATGCCCCGACCAAACACTTTCTTCTACAATACCCTCATCCGTGGCTACTCTAAAAGCTCGTCTCCTTCGGAATCGGTGGGTCTTTTCAACCAGATGAGGCTTAACTGCGTCGACCCAGATGAGTTTACCTTCACGTTTTTGCTGAAATCGCGGTCAAGGATGAAAATTGATGCTGCTCCGATTGTGGggtccgatgagattcatgggATTGCGTTGAAGTTTGGATTTTGCGCGCATTTGTTTGTACAGAACGCATTGATTCATATATATGGGGCGAGAGGGATAACGGTTGCGGCGAGGCGAGTTTTCGATGAGGCGGTGGCTCCTGACGTCGTTTCGTGGTCGGGTTTGGTTATTGCGCATGTGAGAGCTGGGGAATTGGAGTTTGCACGGCAGGTGTTTGATGAGATGCCTGAGAGGGATGTGGTTTCCTGGACTGCTATGATTTCTGCGTATTCCCAAGCAAAGTATTCGAGGGAAGCGCTTGATTTGTTTTGGGAGATGAATCGTGAGGGAGTGATGCCTGATGAAGTCACCATGGTGAGTGTAATCTCAGCGTGTGCAGATTCCGCAGATATAGAAACGGGGATATGCATCCATCGATATATTGATGAGAACGGGTTTTTGTGGATGGTTTCACTTTGCAATGCGCTGATTGACATGTACGCAAAGTGTGGATGCATGGACCGAGCATGGCAACTGTTCAATAAGATGAGCCGGAAGAGCTTGGTCACTTGGAATTCGATGATTTCAGCATGCGCTAACCATGGCAATGCCGATGATGCATTTGGTTTGTTTGAGTGCATGACTGCTGCTGGTGTTGCACTGGATGGTGTCACCTTTTTAGCCCTTTTAGTTGCGTATACACACAAGGGATTGGTAGATGAAGGGCTCAAACTATTCGAGAGAATGCAAACAGACTATAGAATCGAGGCACGAATTGAGCATTATGGTTGTGTGGTTGATATGTTAGGGAAGGCAGGACGACTAGAGGAAGCATACAGATTGATTAGTAGTATGCCAATTCCGGGCAACGATGTTGTTTGGGGAACACTGCTTGCAGCTTGCAGAACTTATGGGGATGCTGATATGGGGGAGAGGGTGGTGAACAGGCTGTTAGAGTTGAAACCAGATGAAGGGGGATACTACATTCTCCTTCGTGATATTTATGTCGCGGCCGGAAGGACAATGGAAGCAAATGCAACGAGGCAAAGCATGAAGGTTAACGGTGCTAGTAAGACTCCCGGATGCAGCTGGGTGGGAACATAA
- the LOC126583744 gene encoding uncharacterized protein At5g39570-like, translated as MPYYTHAGDEATDFDEFDPTPYGGGYDIYLTFGRPLEPSDETCYPNSSPSDDFDYERPQFSSYSEPSAYADEALEDEYTHYARPAHRPGPAVGFNPGGGHPEGEYEGRPQPAYGFQPGGEERPEFGSERPESGYGRKPEYGQSGSEYGSGYQRRPEADEPSSEYTGYGRKPEHEEPESEYGSGHGRKPEYKAPEPEYGSGYGRQPEYEAPESEYGSGYGRKPEFEAPPAEFGSGYGRKPSYGEESGYGEEPPRKPSYGEEGSYGEEPPRRPSYGRPSYETPESEERPSYGSSEFERPGHGEEPPRRTGYGDEPPPPRRTGYGDEPPPPRRTGYGDEPPPPRRTGYGDEPPPPRRTGYGDEPPPPRMTGYGDEPPPPRMTGYGDEPPPPRPSYEKPSYEGQESGEYEKPNYGRSEEQKYGEEGYGRKKYGNDDSDDDEEKKQRRHKHHHRKSYDDE; from the exons ATGCCGTACTACACGCACGCCGGGGATGAAGCCACTGACTTCGATGAGTTCGATCCGACGCCCTACGGCGGGGGATATGACATTTACCTGACCTTCGGCCGCCCTCTCGAGCCGTCCGACGAGACCTGCTACCCCAACTCATCGCCGTCTGATGATTTCGATTACGAGCGGCCCCAGTTCTCGTCGTACTCCGAGCCCTCCGCCTACGCCGACGAGGCTCTCGAAGACGAGTACACACACTACGCCCGACCCGCGCACCGACCCGGACCAGCTGTCGGGTTCAATCCTGGCGGGGGACATCCAGAGGGAGAGTACGAAGGCAGGCCCCAGCCGGCCTATGGGTTCCAGCCTGGTGGGGAGGAGAGACCCGAATTCGGATCCGAGAGGCCTGAATCGGGTTATGGTCGGAAGCCCGAGTATGGACAATCCGGTTCGGAATACGGGTCTGGGTATCAACGAAGGCCCGAAGCTGATGAGCCCAGCTCCGAATATACTGGGTACGGTCGGAAGCCAGAACACGAGGAGCCCGAATCGGAGTATGGATCTGGGCACGGGCGAAAGCCCGAGTATAAGGCACCCGAACCCGAGTATGGATCTGGGTACGGGAGACAGCCCGAGTACGAGGCACCCGAGTCCGAATATGGATCTGGGTACGGGCGAAAGCCCGAGTTTGAGGCACCGCCAGCTGAATTCGGATCTGGGTATGGTCGGAAGCCGAGCTACGGTGAGGAATCTGGTTATGGCGAAGAGCCACCGAGAAAGCCGAGCTATGGTGAGGAGGGTAGTTATGGCGAAGAGCCGCCGAGAAGGCCAAGCTATGGGCGGCCCAGCTATGAGACGCCAGAAAGCGAGGAGAGGCCGAGCTATGGGAGTTCTGAGTTTGAGAGGCCAGGTCACGGCGAAGAGCCGCCGAGGAGGACCGGCTATGGAGATGAACCGCCACCGCCTAGGAGGACCGGCTATGGAGATGAGCCGCCACCGCCTAGGAGGACCGGCTATGGAGATGAGCCGCCACCGCCGAGGAGGACTGGCTATGGAGATGAGCCGCCACCGCCGAGGAGGACCGGCTATGGAGATGAGCCACCACCGCCGAGGATGACCGGTTATGGAGATGAGCCACCACCGCCGAGGATGACCGGTTATGGAGATGAGCCGCCACCCCCGAGGCCTAGCTATGAGAAGCCCAGCTATGAGGGCCAGGAAAGTGGGGAGTATGAGAAACCCAATTATGGGAGGAGCGAGGAGCAGAAGTACGGTGAAGAAGGCTATGGTCGCAAGAAATAT GGAAATGACGACTCAGATGACGATGAGGAGAAAAAGCAGCGCCGCCACAAGCACCACCATCGCAAGAGCTATGACGATGAGTGA
- the LOC126583751 gene encoding uncharacterized protein At5g39570-like, giving the protein MTRYRSYYATKDTNDGADMFDEYDPTPYEGGYDMGLTYGRPLQPTEKTCYRHSSGSASDDSNEPEFPSCKESSAYDEEAVKEYSSYARPSHEGDQYNIGKQNMGGGKEKGYGEGRKSGSFDDEESTPAGEGGYGRKKYSTSPGGSRSSWWPGCCTSDQAIQ; this is encoded by the exons ATGACGCGTTACCGCTCGTACTACGCGACGAAGGATACCAACGACGGCGCTGACATGTTCGACGAGTATGACCCGACGCCGTACGAGGGCGGGTACGACATGGGATTGACGTATGGCCGGCCTCTACAACCTACGGAGAAGACGTGCTACCGCCACTCGTCGGGGTCGGCCTCCGATGATAGCAATGAGCCGGAGTTCCCGTCGTGCAAGGAGTCGTCTGCATACGACGAGGAGGCCGTAAAAGAGTACAGCAGCTACGCCCGACCGTCGCACGAGGGCGACCAGTACAATATTGGGAAACAGAATATGGGTGGTGGGAAAGAGAAGGGGTATGGAGAAGGGCGGAAAAGCGGGTCTTTTGACGACGAGGAGAGTACTCCTGCAGGGGAAGGAGGCTATGGTCGCAAGAAATAT TCTACGTCTCCTGGTGGCAGTCGATCATCATGGTGGCCGGGATGCTGTACTAGCGACCAAGCAATTCAGTAA
- the LOC126583745 gene encoding pectinesterase 31-like, whose product MAALVLRVAQDGSGDFRTVQEAIDAVPLCNTRRTVIRVASGIYRQPVYVPKTKNLITLAGLAPELTVLTWNNTATKIEHHQASRVIGTGTFGCGSAIVEGEDFIAENITFENSAPEGSGQAVAIRVTADRCAFYNCRFLGWQDTLYLHYGKQYLKDCYVEGSVDFIFGNSSALLEHCHIHCKSAGFITAQSRKSSQETTGYVFLRCVITGNGGTSYAYLGRPWGPFGRVVFAYTFMDGCIRHVGWNNWGKTENERSACFYEYRCFGPGSCPSKRVTWARELVDEEADQFLQHRFIDPDPGRPWLAQRMALRIPYSA is encoded by the exons ATGGCGGCCCTTGTTCTCAGGGTCGCGCAGGATGGCTCCGGCGACTTCCGGACGGTGCAGGAGGCCATCGACGCCGTTCCTCTCTGCAACACCCGTCGCACCGTGATTCGCGTCGCTTCCGGAATCTACCGGCAGCCAGTGTACGTGCCCAAGACGAAGAACCTCATCACGCTCGCGGGTCTGGCTCCGGAGCTCACTGTGCTCACCTGGAACAACACCGCCACCAAAATCGAGCACCACCAG GCTTCTCGGGTGATCGGAACTGGGACTTTCGGGTGTGGGAGTGCTATTGTGGAAGGAGAGGATTTTATTGCAGAGAACATCACTTTTGAGAACTCAGCTCCCGAG GGATCAGGTCAAGCTGTGGCAATTAGAGTAACAGCTGATCGATGTGCCTTCTATAACTGCAGGTTCCTTGGATGGCAG GATACCCTATACTTGCATTATGGAAAGCAGTATCTGAAAGATTGTTATGTTGAAGGAAGTGTGGACTTCATTTTCGGCAATAGCTCAGCGCTTCTGGAGCATTGTCATATCCACTGCAAGTCAGCAGGTTTCATAACTGCCCAGAGCAGGAAATCTTCCCAGGAGACAACAGGATACGTATTCTTAAG ATGTGTAATAACTGGAAATGGTGGGACTTCATATGCATATCTAGGACGACCGTGGGGACCTTTTGGAAGAGTCGTTTTTGCATATACATTTATGGATGGATGCATCAGACATGTAGGATGGAATAATTGGGGTAAAACAGAGAATGAACGAAGTGCTTGCTTTTATGAATACAG GTGTTTTGGACCAGGTAGTTGCCCATCGAAACGGGTGACATGGGCTAGAGAACTGGTAGACGAGGAAGCAGACCAGTTCCTCCAGCATCGTTTCATCGACCCAGATCCAGGAAGGCCTTGGCTTGCTCAGAGAATGGCCCTAAGAATACCATATTCTGCTTAG
- the LOC126583747 gene encoding uncharacterized protein LOC126583747: protein MGEFAAAAAGLFSVGHCQPLFCPGSGMCFGPENVVCKPIRKQERICRAKAVLKSKKTMQQREPLNFYFRYTFDAPLNESPAASFDQYLEDEHRVFKAIFPDTAKTQTKEEEWRIHMPAMQVLFLSVYLALYVKLRCKSMGKDYPPHVPHHISKILELDVTRWEIRGIAGYDPSDINLSVKGTIFSDRQGTQSWLRNIFDINLSFIVPPLLAWVSDNTMQSITESLVKTVMADLKSNAMLLAVADYEKFKKEKLKTAVNSKKLRGS from the exons ATGGGTGagtttgctgctgctgctgctggtcTTTTTTCTGTAGGGCACTGCCAACCCTTGTTCTGTCCTGGTAGCGGAATGTGTTTCGGGCCGGAAAATGTAGTGTGTAAGCCGATCAGGAAGCAGGAGAGGATTTGCCGTGCTAAAGCGGTGTTAAAATCGAAGAAAACGATGCAGCAGAGGGAGCCTTTAAACTTTTACTTTAGATATACATTTGATGCTCCTCTCAATGAGTCCCCTGCA GCTTCATTTGATCAATACTTGGAAGATGAACACAGGGTTTTTAAAGCGATTTTTCCGGACACAGCGAAAACCCAAACAAAAGAG GAAGAGTGGAGAATTCACATGCCGGCCATGCAAGTCTTGTTCCTGTCTGTCTACCTTGCATTATATGTAAAGTTGAGATGCAAATCCATGGGGAAAGACTACCCTCCTCATGTTCCTCACCACATCTCCAAGATTCTTGAGCTTGACGTT ACTAGATGGGAAATCCGAGGCATTGCTGGGTATGATCCAAGTGACATCAACCTTAGCGTCAAAGGAACCATATTTTCAGATAGACAAGGAACACAAAGCTGGCTCAGAAACATATTCGACATAAACTTAAGCTTCATCGTACCACCTCTCCTCGCTTGGGTCTCAGACAATACCATGCAAAGCATTACAGAATCG CTCGTGAAGACGGTGATGGCCGATCTGAAGTCGAATGCAATGTTGCTAGCAGTAGCAGATTATGAGAAGTTCAAAAAAGAGAAGCTCAAAACTGCAGTAAATTCTAAGAAATTAAGGGGCAGCTAA